TTGGCTGCTTATTACAGTACGTACAAACACATCTGCTGCCCTTGTTTTGTTGGTGTCGTCACATACCTTCAGTAAACCTCCGTGATGTTGATGTTTCACTAATCTGatctcagagcagaaataaaaacGTCCATCAAACCGAAGCGTCGCCTCCTTATGACTGACttaagagtaaaaacagaacaagtAAAGAAGGTAAAGTTGAACTTTGAACCTTACAGTCAGACTGAGACCTTTTCCTGGTGAGACTGCTGCAGTAGTCTGCAGGACCTGACATGTCTGATCTGATCCACCCAGAAGACTgatcccctcccctcctcatcCACCAgaccccccccacctccctccctcccccgtGCAGAAACACCACCCATCCGCTCCTCACCTGCAGTGATAGCTGATCGATATCTGGGGATCGATACCGTGTCTGGATCCGGTGTGTAAGCGGTGGTCCAGGTGTCTCCCGGCGGTCCGCCTCCTCTACATGCTGAGTGAGTGTGAACCCGGAAAACAGCCGCTCGGCGCTCCGTTAACTATAAAAGGAGTGATTTCCTCAGGAGGAACTGAACTCTGAGCCAATCAATGAGCCGTGAAGGCACAAGCTGCGACTGCAAACTCACAGTCGGCCGACGGAGGCAACCTGAGCTCCGCTGCGACTGTAACAGACACAGAGGGGCGACTTTTGAGGCATGTATGGAAGATTAATTCcgccaagaaaagaaaaaaaaacgataAACAGTTAGGAatggtaaaataataataatactgtggTGGAAAGACAAAATTATGAGAAAGTCACAGTTCTGACTTTCtaaatcaaaattatgagaaaGTTAAAAGTAGAAGAAGCTGTCTAGTTAAtctaattttttgttttatttacttaattttgacctagtatctcaaaattgtgctttcaaggtgcagtgtgtagaatttagtcgcatctagcagaacagacttcacagaaatggaatataatattcataagtatgttgtaattagaataaaaaaataagaatcatgttttcatAACCTTGGAATGAGCCCTTCATATCTAAATAGGGAGCAAGTCCTTgtccacagagcccaccatgttgaATGGCGGCTGActgctaaatgccactaaatcctgctCACTGGTCCTTCAATGTTTCACAATTatgactttaaaaatgtctgaatgacgacttattaattaatatttttcaggtagtatctcataattttgacttctCAAATCAAAATGAGTATCTCAAAATTGTGACATAATATAATTTACTATATTATATCATTTAGTTTGGactctaaaaacacatttttgacttacaaagtcataattttgactttttatctcataattttgacttattaAGTCATATTTTTGAGAAGAACTTTGTAATTTTGACTTACCATCCCTTAGGTATAACTTAAAAAGTAACTTTCTGACTTTCTAAATTGAAAATTATGAGAAagtcaaaagaagaaaaagttgtCAAAATAATCAATTGATCAACCCAAAAAGTTGGGTTTTCTTAATTTTGACATGGTATCTCAAAATTGTGACTTAATCTCTCAAAATTGTGACTTAATTTCTAATAAGTTTGActgaaaagtcaaaattatCACTTATTAGCTCATAATTATACTTATTAGATTTATTATTTCTGAGGTACCTCAGAAATAATTTGCcttttaatcaaaatgtttcATTGAAAGGTGCTCTGGAGGACAATCTGACAGCCGGTGACATAGTGGAGATCACTGGAGGAAGACAGGAAGGTGAGCGGAAGGAGCCACAGGAACAGaggactgctgcagctcaggaacaggggactgctgcagctcagcaggaaCCAGTGACTGCTGCAGCTCGGGCTCAGCGGATTTCTGCTACACAGGAAGAGAGggctgctgcagctcaggaacaggaGACCACTACACTTAAGCAGGAACAGGGGACCACTGCAATTCAGGACCAAGGTAatgctgcagctcagcaagaaCAGGGAAAGGCTGCAGCACAGAAACAGGCTGGGTGTCAGTAGTTGTGCTGGGCAGCAGAGCCTTGGTGGTGCCGGACTGCTGAGAGAGCCAGTGGTGTCCGGAGCCATGGGGACCACGCCTCCTTTTGGAGACTCCATGGTACCCCATGAAAATGGCAAGATGAGTCCCTTCAAAGGGTGACCGGGGGTGACCAGGAGCTGAGCTTTGGGCTGGAAGCTTGGAACCTGGGGCTGAAGATTGGGCTGGAAGCTTGGGAGAACGGGGGTCCAGGGCAGGGAAGCAGGGCTGATGAGATGAGACGAGGGGCTGGAGACAGAGCAGATGGAACTGCAGGGAACAGGAGACAGGGTTAGGTAAGGGGAAAACAGGCAACAAGAAATGGTAATACTGGTAATGTATGAAAATGGCTCGAAGCATAGACTGACTGGTGCAGAGGCTACGATCTGACAGTGTTTGTGGAGGTCTTGATTATTGAGATGATGTGCTGGTGTTTTAAttgtttgggggttttttgtcaTTACTAAACCACATTATTCCATTTTAAGAAGAaagttttttattataaaaaagaaCTTGATATGTTTTATGAAGAAACATTCTGgttaaaacacaaaaccaacatATGATGTTAAATAAGAAACCTCTCTGTTATAATGACACACTCTACCAACTGACAACAAGAAACTTCTTGTTACTTCATAAGTTGGTATGtagttaaaacaaaaacaaaaaaacccacaaacttATTGTTATAACTTGTCATattataactttttttaaaaaacaatgtaacagGTTTTAAAGATTTCTTGATGTAACAAGATTCAAACTGAATAATTTGGTATCCAGCAATAAGGAGAAATATATGTCATTATGTCATAAAAATATCTTGTAAGATGAAAAATGTCTCATTGTAACCAGAAACTGAGTAGACTGTTTCATAATGGTGTCACCAGTACACTGCTGTAACAATCCCATAATCAGGAATTTTAATGTCTCGTTATCTTGACTTTGACTTAGTTTCTCATAATCTTGATGTTAAAAATCCAACATTTGAATTAGCATGAAATTGTTTTCCATACAATACAGATACAagtattaaatgtaaaaaaaaaaaagaaataattaccAATGCAGGTTGTTTTAAGTCATTAAAAGCACAATCTGTGACGTGAAGTGAAGCTTCTCCCATCTGTGTGattctgatgtttgtttgtttgttggagCTCTGCAGCGGAAATTTCATTGTCTTAAACATGGAACTGAAAATTTTCAGTTCAAACTGGTGACTTTTAGTAgtaacaacagcagcatcatTCATGAGAGCCACTGACACTAGACACCACTGTCAACAGTTATTATATCCAACTGAGGTCATGAGGCCACAGTCAGAGatctgctgccacctgctggacaTCActgtgagggagggagaggaggactAAGGACCCTCTCCAAATCTGCACCTCAAataagcagtggtggaaagtaactaagtacatttactcaaggatagtgctttacttgagtatttccatgtgatgctactttctacatttcagagggaaatattgtactttctactccactacatttatttgacagctttagttacttttcagatgaagatttgacacaatggataatataacaagcttttaaaatacaacacattgttaaagatgaaaccagtggtttccaacctttttgtcttttgacgtcttacaaaaagcagtgtgtagtcggggtcacatttcacatgtctatgagttattaacagctccaccaaatagtgatttagagaaaagattagagaaaactgaaaacagatttgtatatcagaactttttcttctttcctctctcattaatcatctcacgacccctcagatttatgtGCTGACCCTTTGggggggcccgacccctagttTGGGAAACACTGGACTAATATTTTACACCTAAATACAAAACGGTTTTGAAATGGTGAGCAGGTTTTAACTGAGACTTCACTGTAAATGAGGAAAGATAATTTTAATGCACAGTACCACTCCTCTTCCTAGAATGATGTAAAATCTGATAACTCTTTCTTAATAACTAACGAGCTCTACCCTCTGCTTATATTTCCTTGTTCTCAGgaagtgaaactcagacagtcattgccactgagagctgaaatggcgcAGAAAGGAGATCAGCTGGACCAAGAAACCTTCTCttgttcgatctgtctggatctactgaaggatccggtgactattccttgtggacacagctactgcatgaactgtattaaaggcttctgggatgaagaggatCAGAAgaagatctacagctgccctcagtgcagacagaccttcacaccgaggcctgtcctggcgaaaaacaccatgttagcagatttagtggaggagctgaagaagactggactccaagctgctcctgctgatcactgctatgctggacctgaagatgtggcctgtgatgtctgcactgggaggaagctgaaagccctcaagtcctgtTTGACTTGTCTGATgtcttactgtgagaaacacctcCAGTTTCATTATGAATCACCTAGATTTAAAAAgcacaagctggtcgacccctcggagaagctccaggagaacatctgctctcgtcatgatgaggtgatgaagatgttctgccgtactgatcagcagagtatctgttatctctgctctgtggatgaacataaaggccacgacacagtctcagctgcaaCAGAAAGGACTGAAAAGTGGAGAGAGCTCATGTTGAATCAACAacaaatccagcagagaatccaggacagagagaaagatgtgaagctgcttcaacaggaagtggaggccgtcaatcgctctgctgataaagcagtggaggacagtgagaagatcttcactgagctgatccgtctcatccagaaaagaagctctgatgtgaagcagcagatcagatcccagcaggaaactgaagtgagtcgagtcaaagagcttcaggagaagctggagcaggagatcactgagctgaagaggaaagacgctgaactgaagcagctctcacacacagaggatcacaccCAGTTTCTActcaactacccctcactgtcacaactcagtgaacctacagactcatccagcatcaatatccgtcctctgagatactttgaggatgtgacagcagctgtgtcagagctcagagatcaactacaggacatcctgagggagaaatggacaaacatctcactgacagggACTGAAGTGgacattttactgtcagaaccagaacccaagaccagagatgagttcttaaaatattcacgtgaaatcactctggatccaaacacagcaaacacatggctgttattatctgaggggaacagaaaagcagaactAATGAGACAACAACAGTCTTATtctagtcacccagacagattcgCTAATTGGcgtcaggtcctgagtagagagagtctgactggacgttgttactgggaggtggagtggagaggggaAGCAGTTCgtgtagcagtcgcatacaaagatatcagcagagcaggaggcttgtatgaatgtgtatttggatacaatgacaaatcttggaTGTTATATTGTGGCACTAAAAGTTGTGAATTTTTGTTCAACAATATCTCAACTTCCATCTCAGGTCTTCagtcctccagagtaggagtgtatcTGGATCACAGTGAAGGTATtttgtccttctacagcgtctctgacaccatgactctcctccacagagtccagacaacattcactcagcctctctatgctggactcATGCTTTGTTATCCTTACGGAGtcacagctgagttctgtaaactcaaatagacagaagtcatttcagacttcttgtgtcagattctgttgtaattctttgtttttttttgtctccattgtttctgagagctcgttgctgtggtgtttctgaactgcacagcAATCAGCTATCAATCATACTGGGATTATcaacactttttaatttttttcttgttctgttgatgttttcagtttctttaaatgtcactgtttcctgtgtgtttttatccatggaggctatcgctgctcatgatgatgtcttttaccttcactgacgtttcttcagatgaaaatataaacttctctttgttctaaatgttagtttcatgtctgtattgatgtatttgtgtgctgttgtttcttaaacagagaaaattacttgattactgtaatgcactttttactggcctcccaaacaaaaaaaaaaaaaaaaacactgagagacttcagctcattcaaaactctgcagctcggctattaaccagaaccaagaggagagaagacattagtccagttttagctgctctgcactggcttcTTGTAACATTTAGAACTTTAAGGGCCTTTTCCTTAATACAAAGCTCTTAATTGGCTACGACCAAGCTACATTGCTAACGCCTTTGTTAACTATCTGCCTTCAAGAAATTTGcaatcatctgctgctggtttattggagattccagcaacagctgaaagaaaatcaGGGATGCAGCCTTTGTCAATTACGCCCCAAAACTATGGAACACAATACGAATAGATATCAGGGAAGCCAGCTTGCTAGATATTTTCAAGAGAAAGCTAAAAACTTATCTCTTCACTTTAACCTTCAACTAGCTTTTCTCTCAGTCAGCTTAGCACTTATGAACTACTgcacttattttaaaaagttggattttactgattttattcattctatgtattctatgttttcaatttaaaaagttaaaacatgGAATATT
This sequence is a window from Thunnus albacares chromosome 12, fThuAlb1.1, whole genome shotgun sequence. Protein-coding genes within it:
- the LOC122993967 gene encoding tripartite motif-containing protein 16-like produces the protein MAQKGDQLDQETFSCSICLDLLKDPVTIPCGHSYCMNCIKGFWDEEDQKKIYSCPQCRQTFTPRPVLAKNTMLADLVEELKKTGLQAAPADHCYAGPEDVACDVCTGRKLKALKSCLTCLMSYCEKHLQFHYESPRFKKHKLVDPSEKLQENICSRHDEVMKMFCRTDQQSICYLCSVDEHKGHDTVSAATERTEKWRELMLNQQQIQQRIQDREKDVKLLQQEVEAVNRSADKAVEDSEKIFTELIRLIQKRSSDVKQQIRSQQETEVSRVKELQEKLEQEITELKRKDAELKQLSHTEDHTQFLLNYPSLSQLSEPTDSSSINIRPLRYFEDVTAAVSELRDQLQDILREKWTNISLTGTEVDILLSEPEPKTRDEFLKYSREITLDPNTANTWLLLSEGNRKAELMRQQQSYSSHPDRFANWRQVLSRESLTGRCYWEVEWRGEAVRVAVAYKDISRAGGLYECVFGYNDKSWMLYCGTKSCEFLFNNISTSISGLQSSRVGVYLDHSEGILSFYSVSDTMTLLHRVQTTFTQPLYAGLMLCYPYGVTAEFCKLK